GCGGAGCATCGTCGATGGTCTCGGGGCCTGGGGACAGCACTACGCGGCGACCCAGTTCTCTCCCGAGAATCTCGACGTCGGGCTGCTCATGTTCAACATCAAGCGGCGCGTGGACCTCTCACGACTGCCGAAGCCTCGGGTGGTCGTGCGCTTCGAGCTACGCGGCGTCCCCGCGCGCTGCCGCAACATGCGCACCACCTGGCTGGTCCTCGAGCCCACGGGCGTCGACGTCTGCATCAAGGACCCCGGCTTCCCCGTCGACCTGGTCCTCCAAGCGGACATGGCGACGCTCGCGCGGGTGTGGGCCGGGCACGTGACGTTCGCGCAGGGCGCGCGGACGGGCGGGCTGCGCCTCGAGGGGCCGCGCGAGCTGGTGCACGCGTTCCCTGGCTGGCTCAAGCTGAGTCACTTCGCGGCGGTCCTGCGCTCGGCGCACGCCAGCTGAGACGGCGGCGCGCCACGACCGGCGCGCTAGAGGATCAGGTAGCCCGGCACCGCGAGCGCGGCGAAGAGCAGCGCCGGGGCCACGTCGCCGTCGTCGTACCAGTCCGCCTCGTGCAGGAGATTCAGCGTCCCCAGCACGCGACCGTCGTACGCCACCGGCACGTTCAGCACCGCGTCACAGCCCAGCGACGCGATCAGCGCGTGGTCGAAGAAGACGGTCCGGATGTCCTCCGCGGTGCGACCGATGTACGGCCGCCGCTCCCCGAACACCTGGCGCGACCACGCGCTCTCGTTGAACGGCTTGCGGCCGCCGACCGGGTACGCCACGGGCTGATTCGTGTAGCAGCGCTCCGACTCGCGCGAGTCCGGGTGGAAGCGCAGCACGGTGAAGAGCTTGTGGCCGATGACCACGCCCAGCGCGGCATCGAGCGCGGCCCAGAGCGGCGCGGGCTGCC
This genomic stretch from Candidatus Methylomirabilota bacterium harbors:
- a CDS encoding helix-turn-helix domain-containing protein, which translates into the protein MKGYGQFCPVAVACEIVAERWTPLILRELLAGSTRFNQIRQGLPLISRALLAQRLHLLEETGVIQSHARAAGRGREYRLTRAGEALRSIVDGLGAWGQHYAATQFSPENLDVGLLMFNIKRRVDLSRLPKPRVVVRFELRGVPARCRNMRTTWLVLEPTGVDVCIKDPGFPVDLVLQADMATLARVWAGHVTFAQGARTGGLRLEGPRELVHAFPGWLKLSHFAAVLRSAHAS
- a CDS encoding GAF domain-containing protein, with the translated sequence MKGPAVDPAPHLAAVAAALARPGQPAPLWAALDAALGVVIGHKLFTVLRFHPDSRESERCYTNQPVAYPVGGRKPFNESAWSRQVFGERRPYIGRTAEDIRTVFFDHALIASLGCDAVLNVPVAYDGRVLGTLNLLHEADWYDDGDVAPALLFAALAVPGYLIL